In Pedobacter sp. WC2423, the following are encoded in one genomic region:
- a CDS encoding GNAT family N-acetyltransferase, whose translation MENNVSPNIIKKWLTAWALSRELPLPTNFKSGYKVDVGYQKQKARYVFAELNDDFIQLSQTINETWVFLKVCASPEELKNKISGKWVIQPQGYLMSCVSPMNIQVNLPDGYEIEFDNYNSTTLVKIMTKNGELASAGRIVILDDLAVYDRISTEENHKRNGLATFLIKELERIAISKNVYKNFLVATEQGKLLYQSLGWKVCSLYTSVVIPL comes from the coding sequence ATGGAAAATAATGTTTCTCCAAATATTATAAAAAAGTGGCTTACTGCTTGGGCATTATCAAGAGAATTGCCATTACCGACTAATTTTAAATCTGGTTATAAGGTTGATGTTGGTTATCAGAAACAAAAAGCTCGTTATGTATTTGCTGAACTTAATGATGATTTTATCCAACTTTCACAAACTATTAACGAAACTTGGGTTTTCCTAAAAGTTTGTGCTTCTCCTGAAGAGCTTAAAAATAAAATATCTGGAAAATGGGTAATTCAACCACAGGGATACCTGATGTCTTGTGTTTCTCCTATGAATATACAGGTTAATCTACCCGATGGCTATGAAATAGAATTTGACAATTATAATTCAACAACACTTGTTAAAATTATGACTAAAAACGGGGAGTTAGCTTCCGCAGGTCGTATTGTTATTCTAGATGATTTAGCAGTTTATGATAGGATATCAACAGAAGAAAATCATAAGCGAAACGGTCTTGCTACTTTTTTGATAAAGGAGCTTGAACGAATTGCAATATCAAAAAATGTTTACAAAAATTTTTTGGTTGCAACAGAACAAGGAAAATTGCTATATCAATCTTTGGGCTGGAAAGTTTGTAGTCTTTATACATCAGTTGTTATTCCGTTATAG